The sequence below is a genomic window from Lolium perenne isolate Kyuss_39 chromosome 4, Kyuss_2.0, whole genome shotgun sequence.
ATTTTttcctttttcaatttttttgtagCATGATTTATCTGTATAGTACCGAGAATATTAGAGGACtcaatttttctatcaatttTAATATTTTAGGACATTCAACCAGCTGCTGCATTTAATCTAGATGATGTTATGTATGATCCGGGCGTCTCACGCGACTAAAATTAGTAGGTTTTAAGTGTTTTTGTGCTTTTTCATATTCCTGATAATTGTATTTCGCTGATCATTATAGTTGAATATTTTGTGTGCGATTTACCCTATGATTTATATCTACCAGACATGCATTGTGTGCGTTATCTTTTTCCCCTAAATTTGTTCCCTGGCAAACAAAAATTTCTGGGTCCACCACTGGATGAGAAGGAGAAGAGTGGTGCGCCCGTGCGGCTTCTACGGCCCCCTCTAGCTAAGGGTCATGAGGTGGGAGACTGAATTCTTGATACTTTTATCGAAGATTAGAGATCCAACTAATCATGAAGAATCCAACTAATCACGAAGAAGATTTCTCTCTCTTGTTTGTAGTTTACTAATGCACATCACTTCATATGAGTGATGTTTTTGCTCTATCTTTATCTCTCCGTATGAGAGGCTCAATAAAATGTGCACCATAAGGTAGAATTCCTCTCATCAGTTAAGCGCGACACCATGATGCTTTCGTTTTAAAATTAATCTCTCCATTCACAGAGATGACATGCTACTCTAGCAGCAACCTATCAACGTCACAATGTTGTAGGCACCAGAGAGACTGGAGCACGACGAAATGGAAACTCCATGTAGTTGCTACTTGCTACTGGCTATTGAGGAGGTCCAGGTCAAAGTACTTAATTGGCCTCTGCTTATAATGTTATTGTGTTACCTAATAGTACAGTACCTTGTACAACTTGCATTAAGATGTTTGCTTGATACGAAAATTAATGTCCTAATCATGTTTGTAAATAATTGGACACTTTATGAGCTCTTGACCAAGAAGAGATTGTTAATTGCTAATTCAAGTATAGCCTGGGTTATATTTTTGTTATGATGTTTGTATTGCCAACTTTTTGAACTGAATTTCGGGGATGATTTGTAAACATAAAACCTCTCGGATTTGGTACCCTGCTGGTTTTGAGTTACCATGTACTACTCTTGATAGGTTCAGCTAATTAGTAGGTGAACATGATGTGCAAGACATTATTCATGTTGATGTGCAAGACAGTATTTGAAATTTCATAGATTTCCATTTGATTTGCTTGTGTCAGAAAGATGTGATGATGTATTTTATGAAAGTTTGTACTGCTTTCTTGGTAATTGTACGTTATGTAGATGCTTGAAATATTATAAAAATACGAATTCATGGTCATGGAGGTTGTATCCTCTTGTTCTCATCGTCACTCTGGTTAAATCTCCAAGAACAAAGAAGTATTTGAGTTGTCGAGTATCTATGAACTTTTTTAGTATGTTAATAATACCTATTTGTGGTGGTAGATATTGTTGCAGTGAGAAAGCAAATATCCGACAACGATGCGGCGAGAGGCGAGGAAAGAGGAAAACATGACATTCAACGCAAGAAGAATCATGGTGCATATTTATTGGAGTAGTAAAAGTTATGCACGTACAAACAGAGCAATACGTACTAAAGGAGATAATGAATCAATACACAATGATGCCACATCGATGGAAAATAATGTGAAGACAGACCAATAGGATGAATGAGAACACATTGTCTTCTTAGTATTTTTGATTGGAGAAAATGTACGAATAGTCAAATGAGAACACAAAATCTTCGACCAATGATTATTTAAACTTTTTTTTTTggatccgtagcaacgcacgggcattcaactagtatgaCCAATGGGAGCTTGGACCAGCATCTCTTCCCCAATGGCAGTcgcaacggcggcagcagcaccGGGCGGCGACGCACTGGCGCAGCAATCCGTCGATGGGCCACTCGGTACGAGATCGTCAGGGACATAGCTATCGGCTTGCACTACGTCCACCACGAGTACGAGCCCATGGTGCTCCACCGCGACATCAAGGCAAGCAACGTGATGCTAGACTCGAGCTTCCGCGCCCGTCTGGGTGACTTCGGCCTggcctgcaccgtcgccgtcaaCAGGAACTCCGCCACAGGCGTCGCCGGCACGTGGGGCTATATCGCGCCGGAGTATGCCATATGCGGCAAGGCGACGCGGCAGACGGACATCTATGCGCTCGGGGTGCTCATCCTCGAGCTCGTCACGGGGAAGCGGGCGCTGGATGATGATCATGTGGTGAACAGCGACGACATGCACATCACCGACTGGGTATGGAGGCTCCACGGCGAGGGGAGGCTATCAGAGTGCTTGGACGCCGCCGTGCTCGCTGCTGCttccgaggacgaggaggagcagaTGGGCGCCGGTGAAGATGCCGCACGGTTGCTGCTCCTGGGCTTGGCTTGTAGCAACCCGAACCCGTCAGACCGTCCGACCATGCCCGACGTGGTGCAGGTCATCGTCAAGTCAGTGCCGCCGCCGGAGGTGCCTCGTCAAAAGCCAAGCTTCGTGTGGCCTCCGCCGGGAGGGTGGGCCTCCGACGATGATAGCACATGCTCATCGATGATGAGCGACGTCGATAGGAGTAGAGACGAGCAGCAGGTCAGCTTGGGGTAGCCGATGCAACAGGGACGCACCGCCGGACGGTATGCGTCGTTTCAAATACAGGGTGCACAGGAGCCCGCCACCGGAAGACATGCCTCGTTTCAACTACTACAACACTCTGTCTAGATCAAAGACAACAATTTAATGCTCTTATATCTGGGGAGAAGCCAAGCATGTATATGGCCTATCATATGGTACGTCGACGATCAGCTAATTGACCGGTGGAGAGCTATTCTGGTTCTGGTGAAGTTCCTTCTGTCAAGTATATGTGGGGGTTGTTTCTAAAATTTTTATGGAGGGGTAGCCCTAGTCTCTACATCTTTGGATGCATGCAACTTTTTATTAAATTTTGTAGTATCAATTTATAAAGAATTACATCATGGATCACATAGGATCGATAAATGTATATGTCAACCATCTGAATTCTAAACAAGAGAGAGCATGCAACGACACTGCATCAACATGCTATCCTGAAATTTAAATGCCAACCGCACAGACTGTATATATCTTGTACAATCCTCCTTAGCCTATTGCATCTAGTTTTATTATCCTCTCGTTTCTCCATTAGTTGTAGGTGAAAGAAACACGTAGCCCGGCTGCGGCATTTCGATGACCCATTCCACATGCAGTCTCCTACGTCTTCTCCTGATACAAGCCCACCATGGCAAAACAATTCATATATGTATACATCTGCACAATGTAACAGAGACAGATGATCTGAAGTTCGGAACTCAAACACCATTCCTGCTCTTTGATAAACTACATGTATGTATTTTATGTCGACTTTTTTTTGTTGTGAGTTAATATGAACATAATTATTTATATTAAAAATATAATTTTATGAATGTAACAACGTAAAATTATGTTGGCTGCAAAATAACTTTTCTGCACCCTGGGAGACGTTACCATCTAACCAAATCTGGTAGTATCACATGGAATTAGGTAATTGTAGATATGACAGTtattttggaacggagggagtacttggtAATAAGAATACACACCATTTATGCATCCTCCAATATGCTCAACTTCCAGTTGTAACCGATCACAATAGGTCAATCGTTTGTGTTTGCATAAAGAGTATAATTTTGAATGGCATTTTTGGCATGATTAATTGCGATGCCGTCGTTTGTTCTCTCCTTTATTTTCGTAGTTACCTCATATATTGTTCTCAACATCACCATTTAAAAGGCCCATTAAAGAGTGAACATAATTCAGTAAAATAATTGCTTTGGGGGTTTTCTCTGAAGCTTTCCCTCAAGTGAGCTATTTATCCAGTTATTACGAAACATTTGACTTATATGTTGTATTTGTTTGGTGCAGAAAACACATGTCATTCATTGGGTGAGGGTGGACTGTTATCACTCAATTGATGAAGCCTATGAAGATAGAAAGAATCGGCTGGAAACTTTGTTATCAAGATTGAACAGCCTTAATGTGTGAGttgtaaagtttgaccaactCCTTATGTGATGTTTTATTCTAATTTTCTGATTCACACTGATCTAACTCAAGTACTCAACTATTCATGTAGACCAACTCTTTCTGCTGGTTCTATTAAACTTAAGATTGAGGACTTCGGCTCAACACTACAAAAATCATCAATATCTGCTGAGAACTATAAGAAGTCAGTTGTGCAAGCGAAAGAGCACATTTTAGCCGGTGACATTTTTCAAGTGGTCCTAAGCCAGCGTTTTGAGAGGCGCACATTCGCGGACCCTTTTGAGGTGTATCGCGCATTGCGCATTGTCAATCCTAGCCCTTACATGGCCTATCTGCAGGTGAATTGAATATTTGCAGTATTATAAGTGAAATAGTTCATGTTCACTTATGTGGCACATACTAATTAGTAACGTCTATTTATGTAACATTGTCGCAGGCACGGGGGTGTATTCTTGTAGCATCAAGTCCTGAGATTCTTACTCGAGTGGAAAAGGTATGTCAATAAGGGTTTTTCTTTTGCATCTTTAGTTATGGCTTGCTTCAGActcttactccctccgatccataataagtgttagGGGTTTAGTTCAAATTAGCCCCGCGTGTCTGGTTGGTTTGGCTGTTGGGGCTCATTTGTAACAGCAATATATGTTGGAAGTTAACTTTTTTGCATCGTCTGTGTTATCTGTTTGGTTTACAAAATGGAGGCAATTTTACAATTATCATTTGGTATCTACATGTTTTTCATCTGGTAATATATTATGGAAACTCTTTGATATTTGCTTATCCACTTTCTTCTAGAAAATTTGTTAGTGCCAAATGAACAACATGACCGATTACTTTTCCATTTGCCTGAGGACAATTGTCAATCGGTCACTTTTGCTGGAACAATTAGAAGAGGAAAGACGAAAGCTGAAGACAAGGTTCTAGAACAACTCTTGTTGAGTGACGAAAAGCAATGTGCCGAGCATATTATGTTAGTAGATCTGGGACGCAATGATGTTGGAAAGGTTTTTCTTTCACCCTTCCATTTTCTTTTTTCCATCCAATTCAATTTCATGTGCATTTCATGATTTGCCAAATAAAGATAGGTGGCAGGTGTGCTGTTAATATTCCAACTAGCAGCCTTTTATTGAGGCTGCCCAATTTTGGCATCCATTTCTGCTTCATTAGTTCCTCATTAGTGATAATGAAGTTCTGACGTTGTTAGATGCAGAGAACTTTTGTCTGTATGTCAAAGTCTTGTTTCATTTAAACAAGTTAGCTGAGCTGCTGCACTTTTGACCTCATCTAGTATGACTTGTGTTCAACTTTGCTATGTTTGCAGGTGTCCAAACCAGGTACAGTAAAGGTTGAGAAACTTATGAACGTGGAGCGATATTCACATGTCATGCACATTAGCTCGACAGTAAGTCAGTCTTTTTCTTCTGACAGACGACTTCAAATATCATTTCTTATAATCATATAAGCAATCAGCAGTGGCTGCAATCATATAAGAAATGGCCATCTATAGTCTCATTGTTTGCTGAATTGTGTTATCGATTTCTCACAATGTAGGGGTCTATTTCTGTACTTCTGTAGGTTACTGGGGATCTGCTTGATGATCTTACATGTTGGGATGCTCTGCGAGCTGCATTGCCTGTTGGAACAGTTAGTGGTGCTCCTAAGGTATATCATACTTGTTGCTATCGTGTTGGTCCTTGCTCTTTGCAACTAAGAAAGAGGCAACCATGACAGTATCATGCCATAACCTAAGTGCATAGTAAGCAAACTTATTTGTTGCTTGTAGTGAGAATTTGATGTCACATCTAAAGAATTGTTTTCAACTAACTGTTATCTCCATAGAGAGAAACTGTTTTTCAAAAGCATCCATGATGCCAAACTGAGTCTAAATAGGTGACAGATCCATTTTAATTTCTCAAGTTCCGATCCAAATACGAACCATACAGCAGTAGGGAGAATCTCTTGTTTTGTTACATGCTCTGTCTTCTATGCATCTATGTTGCTTCCATGAATAGTGAACGCTCATCACTCTCCCATATACTTGCCCTGAAACTCACCAGGTGAGAGCGATGGAGTTGATCGACGAGTTGGAAGGGAAGATGCGTGGTCCATACGGTGGCGGCTTTGGCAACATCTCCTACCGCGGCGACATGGATATCGCCCTTGCCCTGCGTACCATCGT
It includes:
- the LOC127346655 gene encoding anthranilate synthase alpha subunit 1, chloroplastic, coding for MQQGRTAGRPTLSAGSIKLKIEDFGSTLQKSSISAENYKKSVVQAKEHILAGDIFQVVLSQRFERRTFADPFEVYRALRIVNPSPYMAYLQARGCILVASSPEILTRVEKDNCQSVTFAGTIRRGKTKAEDKVLEQLLLSDEKQCAEHIMLVDLGRNDVGKVSKPGTVKVEKLMNVERYSHVMHISSTVTGDLLDDLTCWDALRAALPVGTVSGAPKVRAMELIDELEGKMRGPYGGGFGNISYRGDMDIALALRTIVFPTASRFDTMYSYDGDNSARQEWVAHLQAGAGIVADSKPDDEHQECQNKAAGLARAIDLAESTFLDFSDV